CGGCCTGCGTGATGCTACCGGCGGTGACGAGGAAGGGCGTGAAGTCCTTCACGATCGACGCCATACGGTCGGGGTCGAACTGGCCGAACACGCCCGATGCCTTGTCGTTGGCGACGAGCCCCAGCTTCTTCTGCTGCTCGACGGAGAACTGCGCGACGCCCTCGGAGTAGGTCCAGCCCGTGTCGTACTTCTCGACGAGGTCGAGGATCACGGCGTTGCCGTGCTCGGGCGCGTTGAGGAAGTCGATCTGCGACTGCTGCATGATCGGGACGAGCTTCTTCAGGCAGTCGGCCTTGTCGGTGACGTCGGCCTTTCGCACCGCGAGCGGCTCGGGGTAGATGTTGTAGCCGAGCTCGGACAGCAGCTGGTAGCCGACGTCCTTGCCCCACTGCGAGATCTCGTTCTTGTAGATGTAGGGCTCGGCGGTCGCGAAGCCCTGCTGCAGGATCTTCGGATCGGAGACGAAGCGCTGCGGGGTGCCCTCGTAGCTCGTGTCGATCTGCGACTTCGTGATGATGCCCTGCGAGAGCAGGAGGTTCGGGATCACGTCGCCGGAGGTGACGATCGGGTCGCCGCCGGACGCGGCCTCCTTGATCGTCGTCGCGCCGTTGTGGCTCGCCGGGTCCCACATGAGGATCTGCGGGCTGAAGGTCAGCTGCGAGGTCACCGCGACGGTGGGCTGGTCGGCGTTCGCGACGATCGCGGCGTCGGTGTTGACCGCACCGATGAGGATGTCGGTGTCGAGGTACATCAGGGCGGGGACGGGCTGGAAGTTGACCGCGGGGCCGCCGGAGCGCACCTCGATCTTGACACCGGTGTCGGTGCCGTTGACGACCAGGGGGCCGGTGACCGTCTTCTTGTCGGTGTCGACGGTGTAGCCGTCGCCGACGAGGTTGTACATGGCGCCGTGCTCGGACTCGGGCTGCCAGTCCTGCTGCATGACGACGGTCGCCGGGCAGACGCTGGCGAGGTCGAGCGGGCCGCCCTTCTCGGCGACGTTCGCCGCCGAGGAGGTCGCCGGAGCCGCGGCGTCGGTGCTGGAACATCCCGCGACGGCGGCGACGGTGGCGGCGAGCGCTCCGATCGCGACGGTGCGTGCGATCACGCGGCGGGAGAGAAAGGCGGGCTGTGACACGGTGTCCTCCTGGAAGGCTTCGGGTGCGGTGTGGACAGACGGGTGGTGCGTGTTCGTGGTGCAGGGAGGGAAAGAAGAGGTGCGTCAGCGCGTGGCGACGCCGAACAGCCGACCGACGACGACGCGGTCCAGCGCGGCGAAGATCGAGAAGACGATCACACCGAACAGAGCCGTGAAGATGATCGCGAGGAACAGCGGCTCCATGTTCAGGCGCAGCGTGTAGGTGCGCAGCAGCCCACCGATGCCCTGGCTGCCCTGCTGGAAGAAGAAGTCTCCGACGATGGCGCCGATGACGGCGAGGCCGGCCGATTGGCGCAGGCCCGTGAAGATCGACGGGATGGCCGCGGGCAGCATGAGCTTCGTCATCCGCTGCCACTTCGTGGCCTTCTGCAGCGTGAACAGGTCGTGGGCGGCGGGCGTGGCCGACTGCAGGCCGAACAGCGTGTTGGAGATCATCGGGAACACCGCGATGATGACGCAGACCACGATGCGGGCGGGAAGCCCGTAGCCCATCCAGATGCCGATCAGCGGCGTGAGCGCGAGGATCGGGATCGTCTGCAGGATCACGGCGTACGGGTAGAGGATCTTCTCGGCGAGGGTCCACTGCGACATGACGATCGCCCACCCCATGCCGATGAGGACGGCGATCGCGAGGCCGATGAGGGCGACCGTGATGGTCTGACCGAGTGCGGCGATCATCGGGCCGATCACCTTGTCGTTGCCGATCGTCTCGGCCAGCACCTGGTGGGGAGGTGGCAGCAGGAAGCGGCGGCTCTCGCTGAGCAGCAGGTACGACACCGCGTACCAGATCGCGATGATGCCGATCAGCGCCGCGACGATCGGCATGGCCCGCGACCAGGCGCCGCGGGCGACCGACCCGGCGCTGCGGGCGCGGGGGCGACGGGCGGCCATCGAGGCGGTCGTCGTCTCGGCGGATGCCGCGGCATCCGCCGCCGATGAAGCGGGCGAGCCGGACGCGGACGTGTCGGCGAGCGAGGCCGGGGCCTTCAGGGCGAGGTTCTGGCTCACGAGTGCGCCTCCAAAGCGTGCGAGAGGTGTCCGACGATGCGTCCGAACTCGGGTTCGTAGCGCAACTCGGGGGATCGGGGGTAGGACCAGGGCAGCTCGATGTCGTCGACGATGCGGCCGGGGCGACCGCTCATCACGAGCACGCGGCTGGAGAGGTAGACGGCTTCGGAGATCGAGTGCGTGATGAACATCGCGGCGAACCCTTTGAGCTGGAACAGGCGTTGCAGCTCGGTCTGCATCTTCAGACGGGTGATCTCGTCGAGGGCGCCGAACGGCTCGTCGAACAGGGCGAGTTGCGGCTCGGCGACCAGCGCGCGCGCGATCGAGACGCGCATGCGCATGCCGCCGGACAGCGCCCGCGGGTGCTGGTTCTCGAAGCCCTTCAGGCCGACCAGATCGAGGGCCTCCGCGGCGCGACGGCGGCGCTCGGCCGCCCCGACACCGGCGAGCTCGCCGACCAGCTCGACGTTGCGCTGGGCCGTCCGCCACTCGAGCAGGGTCGCCTCCTGGAAGACGAAGCTCGTCGTGTCGGCGCGGACGTCGACCACGCCCTCGGTGGCGTCGTCGAGGCCGGCGGCCAGGCGCAGCAGGGTCGACTTTCCGCAGCCGGAGGGGCCGACCACCGACACGAACTCGCCGGGACGGACGTCGATCGACACGCCCTCCAGGGCGCGCGTCCCGGTGGCGAAGACCTTGGCGACGTCGGTGAAGGCGAGCGTCGGCGCGGTGGTGGCGTCCACCGCTGTCGCGGCGGTGGACGGGGCGGCGGTCGAGTCGATGGTGGTGCTCATAGCAGTGCTCCCTCGGAGGTCGGGGCGGAGGGCGGAGTCGGCACGGCGCGCAGGTCGAGCACGCTGCTGACCACGCGGCGGCGGACGGCGATCACGCGCCCGTCGCGGATGACGATGCGGTCGGGCGCGCGCTCGGCGAGGGCCTCGGCGGTGTGCGCGGCGCGTACGAGCACGACGTCGGCGACGTCGCCGACGCGTCCTCGCGCCGGGGGCAGTCCGAATGCGGCGCGGCCGCCGTGCGAGCTGACGTGCCAGGCTTCGGCGGGCGTGAGGTGACCGGCGACGACGAGCTCGGAGGCGACATCGACCATGTCGGCGTTGCCGAGCGGGTTGAACGGGTCCTGCACGTTGTCGCCGCCGGCGGCCAGCGTGATGCCGGCGGCGAGGATCTCGCGCAGCGGCGGGATGCCGCGGGGCGTCGCGACCGGGTGCTGCCAGCCCTGCAGGTAGAGGTTGGTCAGCGGGTTGGTGATGATCGAGACGCCGGCCTCGGCGACGGCGGCGAGGGTGCGGGCGCGGGTCTCGGCATCCTGCATGGACAGGCTCACGCAGTGCCCCGCCGAGCGGATCACGCCGGCAGGCCAGTGCCGCGTGCGGGCGGCGAGCTCGGCGAGACCCGTGGATGCCGCGTCGAGCGTCTCGTCGGTGTGCAGGTCCATGCCGAGGCCGAACTCTTCGGCGAAGGCGGCGTTGCGCTCCAGATCGGCGCGGGGGTCCTCGGCGAGGTGGGGAAAACCGCCGATGAGGTCGATGCCGAGGGCCACCGCGGCGCGTCCGAGGTCGTCGGGGCCGTCGGACGCGCCGGGGCTGGCGACGATCTGCAGGTCGACGATGCCGGCGAACTCGTCGCGCAGCTCGATGAGGGCGCGCACTCCGCGGAGGGGGTCGTCGCCCAGGTGGTAGTTCGTGTGCGAGCGCACGGCCGTGACACCGGCGTGCAGCGCGGCCACCAGGTGCCGCCGGGCGCCGGTCTTGATGTCGTCGGAGGAGTGGTGCTCGCCGTGGTCGATCCAGCACGCGATCGCGTCGTCGAGCGATCCCTCGGGCTGGCCGAACGAGGTCCAGGTGTAGCCCTTGTCGAGGTGGGCGTGCAGATCCGCCAGGGGCGGCAGGGCGATCCAGCCCGTCGCATCGACCGTCTCGCCGCCGGCGCCGCCCGCGAGCTGGGACGCATCGGCGTCGACCACGACGCCGCCCGAGAAGGCCAGGCGGTCGCCGATCTCGCCGCAGGCAGTGAGGCCGGTCAGGGCGGCGATGCGCTGGCCCGGCTGCAGGAGTTCGGCGTCCATCTGATCGTCCTCCTCGGGGTCTGCGGTGTCGTGCGGTGTTGTTGGTATGGCCAACATCGGGTGAGAATCAGTAAACGCTCGACGTGTTTCCTGCCAGGCCTGTCGGGATTGCGGCCGTGTTAAATCCGCGCGAAGAGTGCGGCCGGTCGCCGCCCTCGCGCACGGGGGCGTTGCGCGAGCGGAGAGAGTGGGAGCCATGAGCTACTTCAGTGACGTCGAACGCGACCTCGTGGTCGCCGCCCGCACCGTGCTGGCCGATGGGATCGTGGCGCTGGACCTCGTCGCGCACAACGGTCGCGATCTGCCGGTCTGGGAGCCGGGGTCGCACGTCGATCTGATCTTCTCCGACGCGCGCGTGCCCGCGGCCGAGCGCGTCGAACGGCAGTACTCGCTCTGCGGCGACGCGGCCGACCGCTCCACCTGGCGGGTCGCGGTGCTGCGCGAAGACGAGGGACGGGGCGGATCGGTGCGGGTGCACGAGGAGGTGCAGGTGGGGCAGCGCCTGCGCGTGCGCGGACCGCGCAACCACTTCGCGTACGAGATCGTTCCCGCCGTCACCCACCGCTTCGTCGCCGGGGGCATCGGGATCACGCCGCTTCTCGGCATGGTCCGGGCGGCGGCGCGGGCCGGAGCGGAGTGGACCCTCGACTACGCCGGACGGTCGCTGTCGACGATGGCATTCGTCGACGAGCTGCGCGCGCTCGACGGCGGCGCGGGGCGGGTGCGTCTGTACCCCGCCGACAGCGGGGCACGTCTGGATGTGGCCGGGCTGGTGGATGCCGCGGGTGACGGCGGTCCGGTCTACGCGTGCGGACCCGCCCGGCTGATCGCCGCCCTCGAGGACGGTTTCGAAGCCGCCGGCCGCGCCGCAGCGCTGCACGTCGAGCGGTTCGAGGCGATCGAGTACGGCGAGCCCGTCTGGCCGGACCCGTTCGAGGTCGAGCTCGCCCTGTCGGGCGACATCGTGACCGTGCAGCCCGGGCAGTCGGTGCTGGAGGCGATCGAGGAGCAGAGCCCCACGACGATGGTGCTCTCCAGCTGCCGTCGCGGGACGTGCGGCACCTGCGAGGTGCCCGTCCTGGAGGGCGAGATCGAGCACCGCGACTCCGTGCTCACGCCGCTCGAGCGCGAGCAGAGCGCGGTCATGATGGTGTGCGTCTCGCGCGCAGCGTGCCCGCGGATCGTGCTCGACGCCTGACGCGATGCCGGAACGGCGCCGCGACGCTCACCGGCCGACGCGCTCCCGGAGGGCCCCGGTGAGGGCGTCTTCGTCGGCGGTGACCAGCCGGTAGTCGCGGACGACGACGCGTCCCGCGACCACGACATGGCGAGGGCGGCGTCCCGGATGGGCCCAGAGCAGGCCCGCGACCGGGTCGGCCACTCCGGCGTCGGCGACCCCGGAGACATCCCAGACGCAGAGATCGCCCGCCGCTCCCGGAGTCAGAATGCCGAGGTCGGCGCGTCCGAGGCCGCTCGCGCCACCCGAGGTGGCCATGGCGAGCACGTCACGGGCCGGGAGGGCGGTGCCGACCATGCCCGACACCTGCATCGCCAGACGCGCATCGGCGAGCAGGTGCCCGGCGTCGTTGGAGCCGCCGCCGGAGGTGCCCAGTCCCACCGTGATGCCGGCCTCCTGCAGGCGGCGCACCGGAGCGATGCCCCAGCCCATCGGCACGTCGCAGCCCGGAGCGTGGGTCGCGGTGATGCCGGCGGCGGCGAGTCGCACGATCTCGTCGTCGGTGACGTCGCACAGGTGCGCGATCGTCACCCCCGGCTCGAGCCAGCCCCATTCCTCGAGGAGGTCCAGGGGGCGCCGGCCGTAGCGGGCCAGGGCGATCTCGGTGTCGACCTGCTCGTTCGCCTGGGTGCGCCGGCGCAGCCCGTGGCGTCGGGCGACGTCGCCCAACGCGCGGAAGGTCTCCTCGCTGTCGGAGTGCACGCCGGCGGGACCGACGGCGAGCTGCAGCATGCCGTCGGCGCTCGTGCCGCCCGGAGAGGATGCCGCACCCTCGGGGAGCAGGGCGCGCACGATGGCGTCTGCGCTCGCCGCCGCGGCATCCGGCGCGTCGCGCGCCGAGCCGCGGACGAACACGAGCCGGGCGCCGAGTGCCGCGGCGGCATCGGCGATCGCCCGCGCGATGGCCACGGTGTCGCCGACGGGGTCGTCGCTGCGCGCCGGGTCGGGCCAGTTGAGCTGATGGTCGGCGACCGTCGTCACCCCGCTCAGCAGCGACTCGGCCACGCCGACCCCGGCGGTCGCACCGACCAGGGACGCATTGATGCGGGCGTCGGCGTAGGCGGCGGCCATGGCCGGCAGCCACTCGCGCATCGGCACGCCGCGGGTGCCGGGAAGGGTGCGAAAGCCCGACTGCAGCAGGTGGTGATGCGCGTTGACGAGGCCGGGGGTGACGATGCCGCCGTCCGCGTCGAGGGTGTCGACGCTTTCGTCCGGTGACGGTGCGGATGCCGCGGTGGTGACCCGTCCGCCTCGGATCACGAGGTCGCCGCCGCGGTCGCGGGCGGGGTCGTCGAAGCGTTCCACGATGCGGGCGGCGCCGGTGAGGGTGAGTGATCCGGTCATGCCGTCCGTCCTATCAGCCGCATGTTTCGGGCAGATGTGCGCGCCGGCGCGCAATGTCCGAACCCGTTCCTATCTTCGAGGAAAGCACATTGAAGTACTCGAATACATGTTCTAATCTGTCGAAGTGAGGCCGATCGTGGGGACCGTTGCTGCCGCGGATGTCGCGGGCACCGTGAGCACCCTGCGCGCTCAGATGGAGCGTATGCAGGGGCGTCGCCTCGACACGCCCGTGCTCCCCGTCGCCCCGGCGCTGGCGGAGCT
The sequence above is a segment of the Microbacterium sp. PM5 genome. Coding sequences within it:
- a CDS encoding ABC transporter permease, whose translation is MSQNLALKAPASLADTSASGSPASSAADAAASAETTTASMAARRPRARSAGSVARGAWSRAMPIVAALIGIIAIWYAVSYLLLSESRRFLLPPPHQVLAETIGNDKVIGPMIAALGQTITVALIGLAIAVLIGMGWAIVMSQWTLAEKILYPYAVILQTIPILALTPLIGIWMGYGLPARIVVCVIIAVFPMISNTLFGLQSATPAAHDLFTLQKATKWQRMTKLMLPAAIPSIFTGLRQSAGLAVIGAIVGDFFFQQGSQGIGGLLRTYTLRLNMEPLFLAIIFTALFGVIVFSIFAALDRVVVGRLFGVATR
- a CDS encoding PDR/VanB family oxidoreductase, whose product is MSYFSDVERDLVVAARTVLADGIVALDLVAHNGRDLPVWEPGSHVDLIFSDARVPAAERVERQYSLCGDAADRSTWRVAVLREDEGRGGSVRVHEEVQVGQRLRVRGPRNHFAYEIVPAVTHRFVAGGIGITPLLGMVRAAARAGAEWTLDYAGRSLSTMAFVDELRALDGGAGRVRLYPADSGARLDVAGLVDAAGDGGPVYACGPARLIAALEDGFEAAGRAAALHVERFEAIEYGEPVWPDPFEVELALSGDIVTVQPGQSVLEAIEEQSPTTMVLSSCRRGTCGTCEVPVLEGEIEHRDSVLTPLEREQSAVMMVCVSRAACPRIVLDA
- a CDS encoding amidohydrolase family protein, giving the protein MDAELLQPGQRIAALTGLTACGEIGDRLAFSGGVVVDADASQLAGGAGGETVDATGWIALPPLADLHAHLDKGYTWTSFGQPEGSLDDAIACWIDHGEHHSSDDIKTGARRHLVAALHAGVTAVRSHTNYHLGDDPLRGVRALIELRDEFAGIVDLQIVASPGASDGPDDLGRAAVALGIDLIGGFPHLAEDPRADLERNAAFAEEFGLGMDLHTDETLDAASTGLAELAARTRHWPAGVIRSAGHCVSLSMQDAETRARTLAAVAEAGVSIITNPLTNLYLQGWQHPVATPRGIPPLREILAAGITLAAGGDNVQDPFNPLGNADMVDVASELVVAGHLTPAEAWHVSSHGGRAAFGLPPARGRVGDVADVVLVRAAHTAEALAERAPDRIVIRDGRVIAVRRRVVSSVLDLRAVPTPPSAPTSEGALL
- a CDS encoding amidohydrolase family protein; the protein is MTGSLTLTGAARIVERFDDPARDRGGDLVIRGGRVTTAASAPSPDESVDTLDADGGIVTPGLVNAHHHLLQSGFRTLPGTRGVPMREWLPAMAAAYADARINASLVGATAGVGVAESLLSGVTTVADHQLNWPDPARSDDPVGDTVAIARAIADAAAALGARLVFVRGSARDAPDAAAASADAIVRALLPEGAASSPGGTSADGMLQLAVGPAGVHSDSEETFRALGDVARRHGLRRRTQANEQVDTEIALARYGRRPLDLLEEWGWLEPGVTIAHLCDVTDDEIVRLAAAGITATHAPGCDVPMGWGIAPVRRLQEAGITVGLGTSGGGSNDAGHLLADARLAMQVSGMVGTALPARDVLAMATSGGASGLGRADLGILTPGAAGDLCVWDVSGVADAGVADPVAGLLWAHPGRRPRHVVVAGRVVVRDYRLVTADEDALTGALRERVGR
- a CDS encoding ABC transporter ATP-binding protein is translated as MSTTIDSTAAPSTAATAVDATTAPTLAFTDVAKVFATGTRALEGVSIDVRPGEFVSVVGPSGCGKSTLLRLAAGLDDATEGVVDVRADTTSFVFQEATLLEWRTAQRNVELVGELAGVGAAERRRRAAEALDLVGLKGFENQHPRALSGGMRMRVSIARALVAEPQLALFDEPFGALDEITRLKMQTELQRLFQLKGFAAMFITHSISEAVYLSSRVLVMSGRPGRIVDDIELPWSYPRSPELRYEPEFGRIVGHLSHALEAHS